One region of Primulina tabacum isolate GXHZ01 chromosome 1, ASM2559414v2, whole genome shotgun sequence genomic DNA includes:
- the LOC142516010 gene encoding PR5-like receptor kinase, translated as MISLGKLLSKTRLGKTNPKVENFLAKNETLDPKRYKYYEIKKITNSFREKLGKGGYGKVYKGTLPDGHLVAVKILKETGSTGEDFINEVASISKTSHVNVVKLLGFCYERNKRALIYEFMPNKSLDKFICNSGSHTTLDRLGWETIYNIAVGVAHGLEYLHSGCSTRIIHFDIKPQNILLDKNFLPKITDFGLAQLCKRQQSNISMDGMRGTVGYMAPEVFSRNYGRVSHKSDVYSYGMMVLEMVGARNIVDMGPIQSSNDYFPDQIYEREILHPTRNLDAFVRDKEKTTRKMLLVGFWCIQTSPSARPSMSKVVDMLKGSLQSIQIPPKPILFSPTESTANISTQEFK; from the coding sequence ATGATTTCTCTTGGAAAATTACTTTCAAAAACCAGACTGGGGAAGACTAACCCAAAAGTGGAAAATTTTCTAGCCAAAAATGAAACTCTGGACCCCAAAAGATATAAATATTATGAGATCAAGAAAATAACCAACTCCTTCCGTGAAAAACTTGGGAAAGGAGGATACGGCAAAGTATACAAAGGAACACTACCTGATGGCCACCTTGTTGCTGTCAAGATACTGAAAGAGACCGGTAGCACGGGAGAAGATTTTATCAATGAAGTTGCAAGCATCAGTAAAACTTCTCATGTCAATGTGGTCAAACTGTTGGGGTTTTGCTATGAAAGAAACAAAAGAGCTCTAATCTACGAATTTATGCCCAACAAATCCTTGGACAAGTTCATCTGCAACAGTGGGTCGCACACTACACTTGATCGACTAGGTTGGGAAACCATTTATAACATAGCAGTTGGAGTTGCCCATGGACTAGAATATCTTCACTCAGGCTGTAGCACGAGAATTATTCATTTTGATATCAAGCCTCAAAATATTCTTTTAGACAAAAATTTCCTCCCCAAAATCACTGAttttggactagcccaattgtGCAAGAGGCAACAGAGTAATATATCAATGGATGGAATGAGAGGAACTGTTGGATACATGGCTCCCGAGGTATTCTCTAGGAATTATGGCAGAGTTTCTCATAAATCTGATGTCTACAGCTATGGAATGATGGTTCTTGAAATGGTCGGAGCAAGAAATATAGTCGACATGGGACCAATCCAATCTAGTAATGACTATTTTCCAGACCAAATTTATGAGCGGGAAATACTTCATCCCACTAGAAACTTGGATGCTTTTGTGAGAGATAAGGAAAAGACTACAAGGAAAATGCTTCTGGTCGggttttggtgtattcaaaccTCTCCATCGGCTAGACCATCCATGTCTAAGGTTGTTGACATGTTAAAAGGAAGTCTTCAGTCCATTCAAATTCCACCGAAACCAATCCTGTTTTCTCCAACAGAGTCGACCGCAAATATTTCCACACAGGAATTCAAATAG
- the LOC142513103 gene encoding uncharacterized protein LOC142513103, with translation MPIERETEENADERRELAMAAAKSLRRNFKSKSGITATQVSKFRELHNRRLQIKAKFKENKRGKGKSHRKRSEAKECSGEEEPSNAVGESSTAPILRDTPSVEEDNVAGNLVANKRRKLHWGLDTKERWEQKSNM, from the exons ATGCCCATCGAACGAGAAACAGAGGAAAACGCAGACGAAAGAAGAGAACTGGCCATGGCGGCGGCGAAATCTTTACGGCGCAATTTCAAGTCCAAAAGTGGGATAACCGCGACACAGGTCTCCAAATTCCGG GAATTGCACAATAGGCGATTACAAATCAAAGcgaaatttaaagaaaataagagGGGAAAAG GCAAATCTCATAGGAAGAGAAGTGAAGCTAAAGAATGCAGCGGTGAAGAAGAACCGAGTAACGCTGTTGGAGAATCCTCCACCGCTCCAATTTTGAGAGATACTCCATCCGTTGAAGAAGATAACGTAGCAGGAAACTTGGTGGCAAATAAGCGGCGAAAGCTGCATTGGGG GCTTGACACAAAGGAAAGATGGGAACAGAAGTCTAATATGTGA
- the LOC142512943 gene encoding uncharacterized protein LOC142512943, whose amino-acid sequence MAESDGFLVLQNQTLDPKSLILSQYSDSGKPQFLQLTNDSFILERGPRYKEYSDLREKRKRMKNLTEQQTPEKVLQNRSVLTPPRKQVKFQGNSDFKTPPKRPKGSSILTQSVPDFSSVLRKENRKPASPLPPINERSVTPPAGLLKSKRVYSNVGGGSKSMGSAEKRSGGLMARKSYASIDELKGLAGVTGKAIDRETRGRTSARGIGKSFLG is encoded by the coding sequence ATGGCGGAGAGCGATGGCTTTCTGGTTCTACAGAACCAGACCCTCGACCCCAAATCCCTAATCCTCTCACAGTACTCCGACTCCGGCAAACCCCAGTTCCTGCAACTCACAAATGATAGTTTCATCCTCGAGAGAGGTCCCAGATACAAAGAATACTCCGATCTCAgagaaaaaaggaaaagaatgaAGAACTTGACAGAACAGCAGACCCCGGAAAAAGTACTGCAGAATCGATCGGTTCTGACACCTCCGAGGAAGCAGGTGAAGTTTCAGGGGAATTCAGATTTCAAAACTCCGCCGAAGAGGCCGAAGGGATCATCCATCTTGACCCAGTCCGTGCCGGATTTCTCATCGGTGCTGAGGAAGGAGAACCGTAAGCCCGCCTCACCACTTCCGCCGATCAACGAGCGGTCTGTCACGCCACCGGCGGGTTTGTTGAAGAGCAAAAGGGTGTACAGTAACGTGGGAGGAGGGAGCAAATCGATGGGTTCTGCCGAGAAGAGGAGCGGGGGATTGATGGCGAGGAAGAGCTATGCGAGCATTGATGAATTGAAGGGGCTGGCTGGTGTGACAGGAAAAGCAATTGACAGGGAAACCAGAGGGAGGACTAGTGCCAGAGGAATTGGCAAGAGTTTCTTGGGGTAA
- the LOC142513260 gene encoding mannose-6-phosphate isomerase 2-like: MRAENPGIVRLKCCVKNYDWGKVGIESNVAWLHAKNSGEVIRDDDPYAEFWMGSHDSGPSYVVVPVGYGCSDDLVSLKEWIERNPAVLGDGVLRKWGPNLPFLFKVLSVAKALSIQAHPDKDLAAILHKEQPGVYKDDNHKPEMALAVTQFEALCGFVGIEELKCVLHNVPEIVEVVGSACVDQVLNVSKQDDEKKSKGALQTLFTVLMKANKATISDVISKLISRLSRKQEVAELTDKEQLVLKLEKQYPGDIGVIAAFLLNYVKLNPGEALYLGANEPHAYIYGECVECMATSDNVVRAGLTPKHRDVQTLCSMLTYKPGFPTILSGVVSNSFTRKYIPPFDEFEVDQCILPKETSTVFSAVPGASICVVMAGVGTLCTASSEECVTEGDVLFVPANTEITVASTSGMNLYRAGVNSQFFEPSEFAASK, translated from the exons ATGAGGGCTGAGAACCCAGGCATCGTTAGGCTCAAGTGCTGTGTGAAGAACTACGATTGGGGAAAAGTTGGGATAGAATCCAATGTAGCGTGGTTGCACGCGAAGAATAGCGGGGAAGTGATCCGGGATGATGATCCCTATGCTGAGTTCTGGATGGGGAGCCACGACTCCGGCCCTTCTTATGTCGTCGTGCCGGTGGGGTATGGTTGTTCCGATGACTTGGTGAGTTTGAAGGAGTGGATTGAGCGGAACCCTGCTGTGCTTGGAGATGGAGTGTTGAGAAAATGGGGTCCGAATCTCCCTTTTCTCTTCAAG GTACTTTCTGTAGCGAAAGCACTGTCCATACAGGCTCATCCGGACAAGGATTTGGCTGCAATCCTGCATAAGGAACAGCCAGGCGTGTACAAAGATGATAATCACAAGCCTGAGATGGCTTTGGCGGTTACTCAGTTCGAGGCTTTGTGTGGGTTTGTTGGGATTGAG GAACTTAAGTGTGTCCTTCACAACGTCCCTGAGATTGTTGAGGTGGTTGGCAGTGCATGTGTAGATCAAGTGTTAAATGTTAGTAAACAAGATGATGAGAAGAAATCGAAAGGAGCCTTGCAAACCTTATTTACCGTGCTAATGAAGGCTAACAAGGCAACAATATCTGATGTTATCTCCAAGTTGATAAGTCGACTTAGCAGAAAGCAAGAG GTGGCAGAGCTGACAGACAAGGAGCAGTTGGTTTTAAAGCTTGAGAAGCAATATCCAGGAGATATTGGTGTCATAGCAGCCTTCTTGTTAAATTATGTGAAACTTAATCCAGGTGAAGCCCTATACCTGGGGGCAAATGAGCCTCATGCCTACATATATGGTGAATGTGTTGAGTGCATGGCGACATCTGATAATGTTGTACGTGCTGGTCTTACTCCAAAGCACCGGGATGTACAAACTCTCTGTTCTATGCTCACATACAAACCG GGTTTTCCAACAATCCTATCTGGGGTTGTTTCAAATTCTTTTACGAGGAAATACATTCCACCATTTGATGAATTCGAGGTGGATCAGTGCATTCTCCCAAAAGAAACATCGACAGTTTTCTCTGCAGTTCCTGGCGCGTCAATTTGTGTGGTGATGGCTGGTGTTGGAACATTGTGCACAGCATCATCTGAAGAGTGCGTTACTGAAGGTGATGTGTTGTTTGTACCCGCGAACACAGAGATCACTGTTGCCTCTACATCAGGTATGAATCTGTATCGTGCAGGAGTAAACAGCCAGTTTTTCGAGCCATCGGAATTTGCTGCTTCAAAGTAG